One genomic segment of Rivularia sp. PCC 7116 includes these proteins:
- a CDS encoding chorismate mutase, with amino-acid sequence MISAKLVMVCHRGMRKYFSLVAILVFLLIAFIIHPQVISVPINYQKATVVFGENPVKSCNSKQFSPANRLWCLIYERERLMKEVAANKYPQKKPIYDGVREIAVLDNIGTIAKKNKLPVREMQLYSQIVMDVSRQIQQYWFDLWKNESTTAKLSLNQIRQRIDQIDEAIVNSFGLIRGSNSITFEQIQDGLRKSLADLDGIYPSSDRELFIDLLSKVIYSVVNPIK; translated from the coding sequence ATGATATCCGCAAAATTAGTTATGGTGTGTCATCGCGGAATGAGAAAATATTTTTCGCTTGTGGCGATCCTGGTATTTTTGCTGATAGCTTTTATCATTCATCCCCAAGTAATAAGCGTACCAATCAATTATCAAAAAGCAACTGTGGTTTTTGGGGAGAATCCTGTAAAAAGTTGTAACTCAAAACAATTTTCTCCAGCTAATCGATTATGGTGCTTAATTTATGAGCGAGAGCGCTTGATGAAAGAAGTCGCAGCTAATAAATATCCTCAGAAAAAACCTATTTATGATGGAGTACGCGAAATAGCAGTTTTGGACAATATTGGTACTATTGCCAAAAAAAACAAACTTCCTGTGAGGGAAATGCAACTTTACTCTCAAATTGTGATGGATGTTTCCCGTCAAATCCAGCAGTACTGGTTTGATTTATGGAAAAATGAAAGTACAACAGCAAAACTTTCGCTAAACCAAATTAGACAGCGCATCGACCAAATTGATGAAGCGATTGTGAATAGCTTTGGATTAATCCGGGGTTCCAATTCCATTACTTTTGAGCAAATACAAGATGGACTAAGAAAATCATTAGCTGATTTAGATGGAATTTATCCCAGTAGCGATCGCGAGCTTTTTATTGATTTATTGTCTAAGGTAATTTATTCCGTTGTAAATCCAATCAAATAA
- a CDS encoding bifunctional serine/threonine-protein kinase/formylglycine-generating enzyme family protein produces MKICQNPNCSNPFNSNGNRFCVGCGADNFGDLLRNRYRVKRLLGTGGFGRTYEAQDLDRLDAACVVKQFIRESQGTTARAKAAQLFRQEAKRLFELGENHSQIPRLVAYFEQGSCMYLVQEFIDGDNLHQQLLRKAFNETEIWQVLTDLLPVLEFIHQRQVIHRDIKPENIIRRIGDGKLVLIDFGGAKQVTQNNLAQKGTGIYTLGYAPAEQMAGYACAASDLYALGATCVRLLTGCLVKQDEYGNLYDPIYDPINGKWLWREYLINNGITISHKLTRILDKLLKHFVRERYQSAADVLLDVKDTLYDAIPLPVINNNSVSVVSQQNQADSQHSFQFETITVDKYAKVVNRDRNQAEYFFQELDNRAKLEMVYLCGGTFMMGSSEYEGYDSEHPQHFVTIKPLFMSKFAITQAQWLAVAKLPQIKQYLNPEPSYFKGDSHPVEQISWNEAIEFCARLSQYSGRQYRLPSEAEWEYACRANTITPFHFGDTITSDLVNHDGNYTYASAPKGKYRQGTTPVGSFLPNAFGLYDMHGNVWEWCADPWHDDYHQAPNDGRVWLENGDNNLRVMRGGSWFNVPRFCRSALRYKGETSLRDVFIGLRVVSDAA; encoded by the coding sequence ATGAAAATCTGCCAGAATCCTAACTGTTCTAATCCTTTTAATTCAAACGGTAATCGGTTTTGTGTTGGTTGCGGTGCCGATAATTTCGGCGACTTATTAAGAAACCGTTACCGCGTCAAAAGGTTATTGGGTACGGGTGGTTTTGGTAGAACTTATGAAGCCCAAGATTTAGATCGACTTGATGCTGCTTGCGTTGTGAAGCAGTTTATCAGGGAATCACAAGGAACTACAGCCCGTGCTAAAGCAGCGCAATTGTTTCGTCAGGAAGCCAAACGTTTGTTTGAGTTAGGGGAAAATCATTCACAGATTCCCCGATTGGTGGCTTATTTTGAGCAAGGTAGCTGCATGTATTTAGTGCAGGAGTTTATTGATGGGGATAATTTACATCAACAGTTGCTGCGAAAAGCTTTTAATGAAACTGAAATTTGGCAAGTTTTAACTGATTTACTGCCGGTGTTGGAATTTATTCATCAACGCCAGGTAATTCATCGCGATATAAAACCGGAAAATATCATCCGTCGAATTGGTGATGGTAAATTGGTTTTGATTGACTTTGGTGGTGCAAAACAGGTTACCCAAAATAATTTAGCCCAGAAGGGTACGGGTATTTATACTCTAGGTTATGCACCAGCCGAACAAATGGCGGGTTATGCTTGTGCTGCTAGCGATTTGTATGCTTTGGGTGCTACCTGCGTGCGGCTGTTAACTGGTTGTTTGGTTAAGCAAGATGAGTATGGAAATCTTTACGATCCAATTTACGATCCAATTAATGGAAAATGGTTGTGGCGAGAATATTTGATAAATAATGGCATTACTATCAGTCACAAGCTGACGCGAATCCTCGATAAATTACTCAAGCATTTTGTGCGGGAAAGGTATCAATCGGCTGCTGATGTGCTGTTAGATGTGAAGGATACTTTATATGATGCCATTCCTTTACCCGTTATAAACAATAATTCCGTTTCCGTGGTTTCGCAACAAAATCAAGCTGATTCCCAACATAGCTTTCAATTTGAGACAATTACCGTAGATAAATATGCCAAAGTAGTTAATCGCGATCGCAACCAGGCAGAGTATTTTTTCCAAGAGTTGGATAACCGCGCAAAGCTAGAAATGGTATACCTTTGCGGCGGCACGTTTATGATGGGTTCCTCGGAATACGAAGGATATGATAGCGAACATCCGCAACATTTTGTGACAATCAAGCCTTTATTTATGAGTAAATTTGCGATTACTCAAGCACAATGGTTAGCAGTAGCCAAACTTCCTCAAATTAAACAGTATTTAAATCCAGAGCCTTCATATTTTAAAGGTGATTCCCACCCGGTAGAGCAAATATCTTGGAATGAAGCGATAGAATTTTGCGCTCGTTTGTCCCAATATTCCGGAAGACAGTACCGTTTACCCAGCGAAGCTGAATGGGAATACGCTTGTCGAGCCAATACAATTACACCTTTTCATTTCGGGGATACCATCACTTCCGATTTGGTAAACCACGACGGTAACTATACTTATGCATCGGCACCCAAAGGAAAATACCGACAAGGTACGACTCCTGTAGGAAGTTTTCTGCCGAATGCTTTTGGTTTGTACGATATGCACGGTAACGTCTGGGAATGGTGCGCCGATCCCTGGCATGATGATTATCATCAGGCTCCCAATGATGGTAGAGTTTGGCTGGAAAATGGGGATAATAATTTACGAGTCATGCGCGGTGGCTCCTGGTTTAACGTACCTCGGTTTTGTCGTAGTGCTTTGCGGTATAAAGGTGAAACGAGTTTGCGGGATGTTTTTATTGGGTTGAGAGTTGTGAGTGATGCGGCTTAA
- the coaBC gene encoding bifunctional phosphopantothenoylcysteine decarboxylase/phosphopantothenate--cysteine ligase CoaBC gives MKRVLIGVCGGIAAYKICEVVSTLFKSGVEVRTIVTNSAQHFITPLTFSTLSRQSAYTDENFWYSGNSRPLHIELGEWADILLIAPLTANTLAKLAYGIADNLLLNTVLASTCPILLAPAMNTDMWEQQTVQENWQKVLNLSRFHGLDTASGLLACDRVGAGRMAEPREIVAYVQSLLQTGGKQDFSGKKVLISAGGTREYLDPVRFIGNPATGKMGLALAHAALHRGADVTLVRGAASWDFPLGVKGITVDTAEEMRLQMLRCLPDADIIIMSAAVADVKPKEYSSQKLPKKALPEALILENVLDIIAELASHKRDNQKLIGFAAQTGDIVTPARDKLQRKNLDAIVANPIDEIGSGFGSDTNKAIYIDRKGKEVEIPMCSKLEMAHRVLELGV, from the coding sequence ATGAAAAGGGTGTTGATTGGTGTTTGTGGCGGCATCGCTGCTTATAAAATTTGTGAAGTTGTTTCTACTTTGTTTAAATCTGGAGTGGAAGTACGCACAATTGTGACAAACTCCGCACAGCACTTTATTACACCTTTAACTTTCTCTACTCTTTCTCGTCAGTCTGCTTATACTGACGAGAATTTTTGGTATTCGGGTAATTCTCGCCCTTTACATATCGAGTTGGGAGAATGGGCAGATATTTTGTTAATTGCTCCATTGACAGCGAATACTTTGGCAAAGTTAGCTTATGGAATAGCTGACAATCTTTTATTAAATACTGTTTTAGCTTCAACTTGTCCCATTTTGCTGGCTCCAGCGATGAATACCGATATGTGGGAGCAGCAAACGGTACAAGAGAATTGGCAGAAGGTTTTAAATTTAAGTCGCTTTCACGGTTTAGATACTGCATCGGGTTTATTAGCTTGCGACAGGGTTGGTGCGGGAAGAATGGCTGAACCTAGGGAGATTGTTGCTTACGTACAGTCGTTGTTGCAAACTGGGGGAAAGCAAGATTTTTCTGGTAAGAAAGTCTTAATTAGTGCTGGAGGTACGCGAGAATATTTAGATCCGGTGAGGTTTATCGGCAATCCGGCTACGGGAAAAATGGGGTTGGCTTTAGCACATGCGGCTCTACATCGCGGTGCGGATGTGACTTTGGTACGCGGTGCGGCAAGTTGGGATTTTCCTTTGGGAGTTAAGGGTATAACGGTAGATACTGCTGAGGAAATGCGTTTGCAAATGTTACGGTGCTTGCCAGATGCGGATATCATTATTATGTCGGCTGCTGTTGCGGATGTGAAACCGAAGGAATATAGTTCGCAGAAGTTACCGAAAAAGGCGCTTCCGGAAGCTTTAATTTTGGAGAATGTACTCGATATTATTGCTGAATTAGCAAGTCATAAACGCGATAATCAAAAGTTGATTGGTTTCGCTGCTCAAACTGGGGATATTGTGACTCCAGCTAGGGATAAATTGCAAAGGAAGAATTTAGATGCAATTGTTGCTAATCCCATTGATGAAATTGGTAGCGGATTTGGTAGCGATACAAATAAGGCTATATATATAGATAGGAAAGGGAAAGAAGTTGAGATTCCGATGTGTTCTAAGTTGGAAATGGCGCATCGGGTATTAGAGTTAGGAGTTTAG
- a CDS encoding D-alanine--D-alanine ligase family protein yields the protein MTKLRVGLLFGGRSGEHEVSIVSAKAIAGALTAEENANKYELLPFYIKKDGSWQGCDLARQVLSSGEALSCENSQPKLWQFPAEAETVDVWFPILHGPNGEDGTIQGLLSLMQVPFVGSGVLGSAAGMDKIGMKSIFAQAGLPQVKYMALTREQVWSNPCIFPKLCDDIEQTLGYPCFVKPANLGSSVGIAKVRSRSELEAALDSAASYDRRIIVEAGVTAREVECAVLGNDSPKASTVGEITYESDFYDYETKYTSGKAYLLIPAPLANGVIEQIQEKAIQAFTTLDCAGLARVDFFYVEATGEILINEINTLPGFTATSMYPQLWASSGVTFPELVDKLVQLAIEINSGSEKPEVSLST from the coding sequence ATGACAAAATTACGGGTAGGTTTACTATTTGGTGGTCGTTCTGGAGAACATGAAGTTTCTATTGTTTCAGCTAAAGCAATTGCAGGAGCTTTAACCGCCGAAGAAAACGCGAATAAATACGAATTATTGCCTTTTTATATTAAAAAAGATGGTTCTTGGCAAGGTTGCGATCTTGCTCGCCAGGTTTTATCATCCGGAGAAGCTTTATCTTGTGAAAATTCTCAACCTAAACTTTGGCAGTTTCCCGCAGAAGCAGAAACTGTAGATGTATGGTTCCCCATTCTTCACGGCCCAAATGGGGAAGATGGTACTATTCAAGGATTGCTAAGCTTGATGCAAGTCCCCTTCGTTGGTTCTGGGGTACTGGGTTCCGCTGCGGGTATGGATAAAATTGGCATGAAATCCATATTTGCTCAAGCAGGATTGCCACAAGTTAAGTATATGGCATTAACTAGGGAGCAAGTTTGGTCAAATCCCTGTATCTTCCCCAAACTTTGCGATGACATCGAACAAACTTTGGGTTATCCTTGTTTCGTTAAACCCGCTAACCTCGGCTCATCCGTCGGTATTGCGAAAGTGCGATCGCGCTCGGAATTAGAAGCTGCTTTGGATAGTGCAGCTAGTTACGACCGTAGAATTATTGTAGAAGCAGGAGTAACTGCAAGAGAAGTTGAATGCGCTGTTTTGGGAAATGATAGCCCCAAAGCTTCAACAGTTGGTGAAATCACTTACGAAAGTGACTTTTATGATTACGAAACAAAATATACCTCCGGCAAAGCATATTTACTTATTCCCGCACCATTGGCTAATGGAGTAATAGAACAAATACAAGAAAAGGCAATACAGGCATTTACGACTCTTGACTGCGCTGGTTTAGCACGAGTAGATTTCTTCTATGTTGAAGCTACTGGTGAGATTTTAATCAATGAAATCAATACTTTGCCAGGTTTTACGGCGACAAGTATGTATCCGCAACTGTGGGCAAGCAGCGGCGTTACCTTCCCCGAACTAGTTGACAAGCTTGTACAGTTAGCCATAGAAATTAATTCAGGTTCGGAAAAACCAGAAGTATCTTTAAGTACTTAA
- a CDS encoding glycoside hydrolase family 10 protein, with protein sequence MKKFVKWCISQFSLSQQRRQKPAFLAAIFTLSLMAGVMFSVPAPAQVIIKTRQQPTVVNQNVPTVIPPVPTSNPNRLPKTTPGQLPTIKPPQPQTVTNRQQPTELRGVWLTNIDSDVLFSSEKLKDALTRLKELNFNVVYPAVWNWGYTLYPSRVARRVIGRSVDPEPGLRRRDMLTEAVSEGHERGLKVIPWFEFGFMAPADSQLAKRRPQWLTSKVDGSKIKKEGVHDRVWLNPFRPDVQGFIKDLIVEMVQNYDIDGIQFDDHFGLPSEYGYDRYTVALYKKEHNGKAPPRDNKNPEWLKWRADKITDFMKEVFFAIKAVDKNCIVSVSPNPQRFSYEYFLADWQRWERMGLIEDLIVQIYRNDMNVFIKELQQPEVIAAKKHIPTSIGILSGLKNKHVPVEQIEAQVKQVRDRNFAGVSFFFYETLWNLSEQPSQQRISGLQELFSSPAKYPNLLANSKS encoded by the coding sequence ATGAAAAAATTTGTTAAGTGGTGTATTAGCCAGTTTTCGTTGAGTCAGCAGCGCAGACAAAAACCGGCGTTTCTTGCAGCTATTTTTACTCTGTCGCTGATGGCTGGGGTAATGTTTTCTGTCCCAGCACCGGCTCAAGTAATTATTAAAACCCGTCAGCAACCAACAGTTGTCAACCAAAATGTGCCAACTGTGATACCACCCGTACCAACGAGTAACCCCAATCGATTGCCGAAGACTACACCTGGGCAGCTACCGACTATTAAACCTCCTCAACCGCAAACTGTTACCAATCGTCAGCAACCAACTGAATTACGGGGAGTATGGTTAACTAACATTGACAGCGATGTTTTATTTTCAAGTGAAAAGCTAAAAGATGCTTTAACGCGCCTCAAAGAATTAAATTTTAACGTTGTATATCCTGCGGTGTGGAACTGGGGTTACACTTTGTATCCTAGTAGAGTTGCCAGAAGAGTTATCGGACGTAGCGTAGATCCAGAGCCGGGATTGAGAAGGCGCGATATGCTTACAGAAGCGGTTAGTGAAGGACATGAGAGGGGTTTAAAAGTAATTCCTTGGTTTGAATTTGGCTTTATGGCTCCTGCCGATTCCCAATTAGCAAAACGTCGTCCTCAATGGCTTACAAGTAAAGTTGACGGTAGCAAAATCAAAAAAGAAGGTGTTCACGATCGAGTTTGGTTAAATCCGTTTCGTCCCGACGTGCAGGGATTTATCAAAGATTTAATCGTAGAAATGGTGCAAAATTACGATATTGATGGGATTCAATTTGACGACCATTTCGGCTTACCATCGGAATATGGATACGATAGATATACTGTAGCGCTATACAAAAAAGAACATAACGGTAAAGCACCTCCTAGAGATAATAAAAATCCAGAATGGCTAAAATGGCGTGCAGATAAAATTACCGACTTCATGAAAGAGGTATTTTTCGCCATTAAAGCCGTCGATAAAAACTGTATTGTTTCCGTATCACCAAATCCCCAACGTTTTTCCTACGAATACTTTTTAGCAGATTGGCAAAGATGGGAGCGTATGGGGTTGATAGAAGATTTGATAGTTCAAATTTACCGCAACGACATGAACGTGTTTATCAAGGAATTGCAGCAACCCGAAGTAATCGCCGCTAAAAAGCATATTCCCACAAGTATTGGCATTCTTTCCGGCTTGAAAAATAAACACGTACCAGTAGAACAAATCGAAGCTCAAGTAAAACAAGTGCGCGATCGCAACTTTGCCGGAGTTTCTTTCTTCTTCTACGAAACCCTGTGGAATCTAAGCGAACAACCATCGCAACAGCGTATTTCTGGTTTACAGGAATTATTTTCATCACCAGCGAAATATCCGAATCTTTTAGCTAACTCGAAGAGTTAG
- a CDS encoding tetratricopeptide repeat protein has product MQISKTAAIVLALGVIFCSSKANATGLPSTNQLKPESKLQLAQANPQDALEYFKNGNKRLEKGDYQGAIADLTKVIQINPQLAPAYYNRGVARAQLQDNQGAIADFTKVIQFNPNDTEAYYNRGVALHQLQDNQGAIADFTKVIQFNPNDFKAYNERGNARLKLRDYQTAIADFSKAIQINPKIDITYYNRGIARSRLEDYQTAIADFTKAIQLNPQSDIAYYNRGVARRKLKAHRKVGFVVLAPGL; this is encoded by the coding sequence GTGCAAATATCAAAAACAGCAGCAATTGTTTTGGCATTAGGAGTAATTTTTTGTAGCTCCAAGGCTAATGCCACAGGTTTACCTTCCACTAACCAACTAAAACCAGAATCTAAATTACAGCTAGCTCAAGCAAATCCTCAAGACGCTCTAGAATACTTTAAAAACGGTAATAAGCGTTTAGAGAAAGGAGACTATCAGGGAGCAATAGCTGATTTAACTAAAGTCATACAGATAAATCCTCAACTAGCGCCTGCTTACTACAATCGGGGTGTTGCTCGCGCACAGCTACAAGATAATCAAGGAGCAATAGCTGACTTTACCAAAGTCATACAGTTTAATCCTAACGATACCGAAGCTTACTATAATCGGGGTGTTGCTCTTCATCAGCTACAGGATAATCAAGGAGCAATAGCCGATTTTACTAAAGTCATACAGTTTAATCCCAACGATTTCAAAGCTTATAACGAGCGCGGTAATGCTCGTCTTAAATTAAGAGATTATCAAACAGCGATCGCTGATTTTAGCAAAGCTATACAAATTAATCCCAAAATAGATATTACCTACTACAACCGAGGTATTGCTCGCAGTCGGTTAGAAGATTATCAAACAGCTATAGCAGACTTTACTAAAGCCATCCAGCTAAATCCGCAATCGGATATTGCTTATTACAATCGCGGTGTTGCTCGCCGTAAGTTAAAAGCCCACCGTAAGGTGGGCTTCGTAGTATTAGCCCCAGGCTTATAG
- a CDS encoding prephenate dehydratase domain-containing protein, protein MLSRKPRPSFIRFVGIATIGFGLCFITEKSVLADELGYLGPTGTYSEQATKVYQSQTPGFEKVVPYKTITAVTTAIKSSEVKRGLIPIENSDSGFVAETYRLIFEKIDPEWRIIDEVTIPITSSLLVKTGTKASNIKQIISHPNALRGVATYLKQNFPEVPLIEVNSTAAAAKLVSNGDGTTAAVASPNAAKVYGLQTIATNIQDNNYETNFWIIARSNLASFDPNSNHLIISIKAPSGSRIFSETIAKLQKAGFYVVNVNSIPLGESIHSYRYLIRFESKSQNFNNLKQVKTLLKAMQNSDGEVILLGAYQR, encoded by the coding sequence ATGCTCTCACGGAAGCCCAGACCTTCGTTTATTCGTTTTGTTGGTATAGCAACTATTGGGTTCGGGCTATGTTTTATTACAGAAAAATCGGTGTTGGCTGATGAATTAGGTTACCTCGGTCCCACCGGAACCTACTCCGAACAAGCAACTAAAGTTTATCAATCGCAAACACCTGGCTTTGAGAAAGTTGTTCCCTACAAAACTATTACTGCTGTCACGACTGCGATTAAAAGTAGTGAGGTGAAAAGGGGACTAATTCCTATCGAAAACTCGGACAGTGGCTTTGTCGCTGAAACCTACCGTCTCATCTTTGAGAAAATCGACCCCGAATGGCGGATAATTGATGAGGTAACGATTCCAATTACCTCTAGTCTGCTTGTAAAAACCGGTACCAAAGCTAGCAATATCAAACAAATTATCTCCCATCCCAATGCTTTACGGGGAGTAGCAACCTATTTAAAACAAAATTTTCCTGAAGTCCCTTTGATTGAGGTAAATTCTACCGCAGCAGCTGCGAAACTAGTATCTAATGGTGACGGTACAACTGCTGCTGTTGCTTCACCTAATGCTGCCAAAGTTTACGGACTTCAAACTATCGCTACTAATATCCAAGATAATAACTACGAGACAAATTTTTGGATAATTGCGCGGTCAAATTTAGCTTCATTCGACCCCAATTCCAACCATTTGATTATTTCAATCAAAGCACCTTCCGGCTCGCGAATCTTTTCAGAAACTATCGCAAAACTACAAAAGGCTGGCTTTTATGTAGTGAATGTCAATTCAATACCCCTTGGTGAAAGTATTCACAGCTATCGCTATTTAATTAGATTTGAATCAAAATCCCAAAATTTCAACAATCTCAAACAAGTAAAAACATTACTCAAAGCAATGCAAAACTCGGACGGAGAAGTAATTCTTCTCGGTGCTTATCAACGCTAA
- a CDS encoding site-2 protease family protein has translation MLNSSETGIIAAIVVIAFGILAWGFIRAKPYGKLGILAWFQSVVLITPWLLYFGLLSAGIYINIAGILFLAIAFAGLYIAIGRQLRAMGQEEMIKKKASERIAEEASQEKADPLIAGNTPSQPEIIPIPEEDLSTIRSIFGIDTYFATETIAYQEGAIFKGNLRGEPEEVHNRLSASLKEKVGDQYRLFLLENPEGRPTVIVLPSRNDPRSMSPGQKAFAGILLLASIATSLEAGGILLGFDFFSNPARYQESLPITLGFFTVLLAHEVGHRVIADRHGVKLSLPYLLPSVQIGSFGAITRFESLLPNRKALFDIALAGPAVGGIVSFLMLILGLLLSHEGSFFQLPNEFFQGSILVGILARVFLGNTLQSSLVDVNPLVIIGWLGLVVSAFNLMPAGQLDGGRIVQAIYGRKIAGRTTFATLIILGLVGLGNALALYWAIVILFLQRDLERPSLNEITEPDDTRAVLGLVALFLMVATLIPLSPGLAGKLGIGG, from the coding sequence ATGTTAAATTCATCAGAAACAGGAATTATAGCTGCGATTGTAGTAATTGCCTTTGGAATTTTGGCATGGGGTTTTATTCGTGCAAAACCTTATGGTAAATTGGGCATTCTAGCTTGGTTCCAGTCGGTTGTGTTGATAACCCCTTGGCTGCTGTATTTCGGTTTGCTTAGTGCGGGGATTTATATCAACATTGCAGGTATATTATTTCTAGCGATCGCCTTTGCTGGTTTATATATTGCCATTGGCAGGCAGTTACGGGCGATGGGGCAAGAAGAAATGATTAAGAAGAAAGCATCCGAAAGAATCGCTGAGGAAGCATCGCAAGAAAAAGCTGACCCATTAATTGCAGGTAATACACCATCACAACCGGAAATAATTCCGATTCCGGAAGAAGATTTGAGTACTATTAGGAGTATTTTCGGCATCGATACATATTTTGCAACCGAAACTATTGCTTATCAAGAAGGAGCTATTTTTAAAGGTAATTTAAGAGGAGAGCCAGAAGAGGTTCACAACCGTTTGAGTGCGAGTTTAAAAGAAAAGGTGGGCGATCAATATCGCTTATTTTTACTAGAAAATCCTGAAGGTAGACCTACAGTAATTGTTTTACCGAGCCGCAACGATCCTCGTTCAATGAGTCCGGGACAGAAAGCCTTTGCAGGTATCCTGTTATTAGCAAGTATCGCTACAAGTTTAGAAGCGGGAGGAATTTTATTAGGTTTTGATTTCTTTTCTAATCCAGCAAGATATCAAGAATCTTTACCTATTACATTAGGTTTTTTCACGGTTTTATTAGCTCACGAGGTGGGACACCGGGTAATTGCCGATCGTCACGGAGTCAAATTGAGTTTGCCTTACCTGCTGCCTTCAGTGCAAATTGGTTCTTTCGGCGCAATTACCCGTTTTGAATCATTGCTGCCCAATCGTAAAGCCTTGTTCGATATTGCTTTAGCAGGTCCAGCCGTTGGAGGAATTGTTTCGTTTCTAATGTTGATTTTGGGATTGTTGCTTTCTCATGAAGGTAGTTTCTTTCAATTACCAAACGAGTTTTTTCAAGGTTCTATTTTAGTCGGAATTTTAGCGCGAGTTTTCCTAGGCAATACTTTGCAATCATCTTTGGTAGACGTAAATCCTTTAGTGATAATTGGCTGGTTGGGTTTAGTGGTTAGTGCTTTTAACTTGATGCCAGCAGGACAGTTAGATGGCGGTAGAATAGTGCAAGCAATTTATGGACGTAAAATAGCCGGACGCACTACATTCGCAACTTTAATTATTTTAGGATTAGTAGGCTTGGGTAATGCTTTAGCTTTATATTGGGCAATTGTGATTTTGTTTTTACAAAGAGACTTAGAGCGTCCGAGCTTAAACGAAATCACCGAACCCGATGATACACGGGCTGTATTAGGACTTGTAGCTTTATTCTTAATGGTTGCAACTTTGATTCCTTTGAGTCCCGGTTTGGCTGGTAAGTTGGGAATTGGCGGATAA